Proteins encoded in a region of the Vibrio sp. CB1-14 genome:
- the relA gene encoding GTP diphosphokinase, whose translation MVAVRSAHLNPEEQFNLDNWIASLKQDKNTSKRLKDVYRQCEEIVADSEQGALLLWRGREMNEILITLSMDKATLVAAQLYPVVSSGLYDRELLEENYGKEIIKLIDGVEEMAAIGQLNVTLEDSEASGQVDNVRRMLLAMVDDFRCVVIKLAERICNLREVKDESDDVRRAAAKECANIYAPLANRLGIGQLKWEIEDYAFRYQQPDTYKQIAKQLSERRIVREQYIKDFVDDLTSEMQASSILAEVSGRPKHIYSIWRKMQKKSLDFDELFDVRAVRIIAERLQDCYAALGVVHTKYKHLPSEFDDYVANPKPNGYQSIHTVILGPEGKTIEIQIRTKQMHEDSELGVAAHWKYKEGGSSGRSGYDEKITWLRKLLDWQEEMSDSGEMLDELRSQVFDDRVYAFTPRGDVVDLPMGATPLDFAYHIHSEVGHRCIGAKVAGRIVPFTHKLAMGDQVEIITAKEPNPSRDWLNPSTGFVHSGRARAKINAWFRKQSREKNLEAGREILEAELAKIGATLKDAEQYALKRFNVNSADELYVGIGSGDLRINQIINHINALVNKPTAEEEDQQALEKLQESENKAPAQSRPHKDAVVVEGVDNLMTHLARCCQPIPGDQIKGYITQGRGISVHRADCEQLEELSHHAPERIIDTVWGNGFVGSYILTIRVEAMERGGLLKDITALLTNEKIKVTSMKSRSDYKRQLSIMDFDLEVNNIEVLSRVTKRIEQIKDVMNVKRLG comes from the coding sequence ATGGTTGCGGTAAGAAGCGCGCATTTGAACCCAGAAGAGCAGTTCAATTTGGATAATTGGATTGCGTCACTTAAGCAAGATAAAAACACCTCAAAAAGATTGAAAGACGTTTACCGTCAGTGTGAGGAAATCGTTGCCGATAGTGAGCAAGGGGCCTTGCTGTTGTGGCGCGGGAGAGAGATGAATGAAATCCTCATTACCCTGTCTATGGATAAAGCCACGTTGGTGGCAGCACAGCTCTATCCAGTCGTCTCTAGTGGCCTTTACGATCGTGAGCTACTAGAAGAAAACTACGGTAAAGAAATCATCAAACTGATCGACGGCGTTGAAGAAATGGCCGCCATCGGTCAGCTCAATGTCACCCTTGAAGACTCTGAGGCGTCGGGACAGGTCGATAATGTACGTCGCATGCTACTTGCGATGGTAGACGACTTCCGCTGCGTGGTGATTAAGCTTGCGGAGCGTATCTGTAACCTACGTGAAGTGAAAGATGAGTCAGATGACGTGCGCCGTGCGGCCGCAAAAGAGTGTGCCAACATTTACGCACCACTCGCTAACCGTCTGGGTATCGGTCAGCTCAAATGGGAAATCGAAGACTACGCCTTCCGCTACCAGCAGCCAGATACCTACAAACAAATTGCCAAGCAGCTTTCCGAGCGTCGTATCGTCCGTGAGCAATACATCAAAGACTTTGTTGATGACCTCACCAGTGAGATGCAAGCCTCTAGTATCCTTGCAGAAGTGAGTGGTCGTCCAAAGCACATCTACAGCATCTGGCGTAAGATGCAGAAGAAGAGTCTGGATTTTGATGAGCTGTTTGACGTGCGTGCGGTGCGAATCATCGCCGAGCGTTTGCAAGACTGCTACGCGGCACTGGGCGTCGTGCATACCAAATATAAACACTTACCTAGTGAGTTCGACGATTACGTCGCCAACCCAAAACCGAATGGTTACCAATCGATTCATACTGTGATCTTGGGGCCAGAAGGTAAAACCATTGAAATCCAAATCCGCACTAAGCAGATGCACGAAGACTCCGAGTTGGGTGTTGCTGCGCACTGGAAGTACAAGGAAGGCGGCAGTAGTGGCCGCAGCGGATACGATGAGAAGATCACTTGGCTGCGTAAGTTACTCGACTGGCAAGAGGAAATGTCAGACTCTGGCGAGATGCTTGATGAGCTTCGTAGTCAGGTGTTTGATGATCGCGTCTATGCATTTACTCCACGCGGTGATGTGGTCGACCTACCAATGGGCGCGACACCGCTTGATTTTGCCTACCACATTCACTCTGAAGTGGGACACCGATGCATTGGCGCTAAGGTAGCTGGACGTATTGTTCCGTTTACCCACAAGCTAGCAATGGGTGATCAGGTTGAAATCATCACGGCGAAAGAACCTAACCCATCTCGTGACTGGCTCAATCCGTCAACGGGTTTTGTACACTCTGGTCGAGCGCGCGCGAAGATCAATGCGTGGTTTAGAAAGCAAAGCCGCGAGAAGAATCTCGAAGCGGGTCGTGAGATCCTTGAGGCTGAACTGGCCAAGATCGGAGCTACACTTAAAGACGCTGAGCAATACGCCCTGAAGCGCTTCAACGTAAACTCTGCGGATGAGCTGTATGTAGGTATCGGCAGTGGCGATCTGCGTATCAACCAGATCATCAACCACATCAACGCCTTGGTAAACAAGCCAACCGCGGAAGAAGAAGATCAGCAAGCGCTTGAGAAGCTGCAAGAGTCAGAAAACAAAGCGCCAGCGCAAAGTCGCCCGCATAAAGATGCGGTAGTGGTGGAGGGGGTTGATAACCTTATGACTCACTTAGCGCGCTGCTGTCAGCCAATTCCAGGTGATCAGATAAAAGGCTACATTACCCAAGGACGCGGCATCTCAGTGCACCGCGCCGACTGTGAGCAGTTAGAAGAGCTCAGCCACCACGCGCCAGAGCGTATTATCGATACGGTTTGGGGTAACGGGTTTGTTGGTTCATACATTTTGACAATTCGTGTTGAGGCGATGGAGCGTGGTGGTCTACTTAAAGACATCACCGCTTTGTTGACCAACGAAAAGATCAAGGTGACCAGCATGAAGAGCCGCAGTGATTACAAGCGTCAGCTATCTATCATGGACTTTGATCTGGAAGTGAACAATATTGAGGTGTTGTCGCGCGTGACTAAGCGTATTGAGCAGATTAAAGATGTGATGAATGTGAAGCGGTTGGGGTAG
- the rlmD gene encoding 23S rRNA (uracil(1939)-C(5))-methyltransferase RlmD, translated as MARFFKPTKKTSFSKKHQEVQIERMDHHGAGIGYLNNKPVFVEGALADEKVLVQLTESKAKFAKANLIKILKPAEQRVEPFCPHYNECGGCNQQHLEREAQITNKERVLSQLMTKFAGQTLDLSPSITGEGLGYRRRARLSIHLEKQRGLVMGFRRKQSNQIVDVDHCPVLDDKLNALIPQLRSIFADFKQPATLGHLELVLGDAEPVAVIRHTKPLTGKDQARLKAFAEQAGVTLYLMPEANQLDRVVGEQPFYGEVGVKLPFLPSHFIQVNQAINARMVAQALEWLAPESTERVLDLFCGLGNFTLPLAKQSAHVVGVEGVQDMVDWAADNAKLNGLSNVEFYQANLEQELSQQPWASQQFDKILLDPARAGASGVVDQVSALGATRVLYVSCNPATLARDSQSLLEQGYTLTRLGMMDMFPHTSHLESMALFEK; from the coding sequence ATGGCACGTTTTTTTAAACCAACAAAGAAAACCTCTTTCTCCAAAAAGCACCAAGAAGTGCAAATTGAACGCATGGATCACCACGGTGCCGGTATCGGCTACCTCAACAACAAACCAGTGTTTGTTGAGGGCGCGCTTGCGGATGAGAAGGTGTTGGTGCAGCTGACCGAAAGCAAAGCCAAATTTGCTAAAGCGAATCTCATCAAAATACTCAAGCCCGCTGAGCAGCGTGTTGAACCATTTTGCCCGCACTACAATGAGTGTGGCGGTTGTAATCAACAGCACTTAGAGCGCGAAGCACAAATTACCAACAAAGAGCGCGTATTGTCGCAGTTGATGACAAAGTTTGCCGGCCAAACGCTGGATTTATCCCCATCCATTACTGGCGAAGGGCTAGGTTATCGCCGCCGAGCAAGGCTTAGTATCCACCTCGAGAAGCAGCGCGGTCTAGTGATGGGCTTTCGCCGTAAGCAGAGCAATCAGATTGTCGATGTCGACCATTGCCCTGTGCTTGATGACAAGCTCAATGCTTTGATCCCTCAGCTACGTAGTATTTTTGCTGACTTCAAGCAGCCAGCGACTTTGGGACACCTTGAACTTGTGCTTGGTGACGCTGAGCCGGTTGCGGTAATTCGTCATACCAAGCCTTTGACTGGTAAAGACCAAGCGCGTTTGAAAGCATTTGCAGAGCAAGCCGGCGTGACGCTCTACCTTATGCCAGAAGCAAATCAGCTCGATAGAGTCGTCGGCGAGCAGCCGTTTTATGGCGAAGTCGGCGTGAAGCTGCCATTTTTGCCATCGCACTTTATTCAAGTTAACCAAGCGATTAATGCGCGTATGGTGGCTCAAGCGCTTGAATGGCTAGCACCAGAGTCAACCGAACGCGTACTAGACCTGTTCTGTGGCCTCGGCAATTTTACCTTGCCGCTTGCTAAGCAAAGCGCCCATGTGGTTGGTGTTGAAGGGGTACAAGACATGGTCGATTGGGCGGCGGACAACGCGAAACTTAATGGCCTTTCGAATGTCGAATTTTATCAGGCGAATTTGGAACAAGAGCTGTCGCAGCAGCCTTGGGCATCCCAGCAGTTTGATAAGATTTTGTTAGACCCAGCGAGAGCGGGTGCGAGCGGTGTGGTGGACCAAGTTTCCGCATTAGGTGCGACACGTGTCCTTTATGTTTCTTGCAATCCTGCTACCCTTGCGAGAGACAGTCAGAGCCTACTCGAACAAGGCTATACATTGACTCGTTTGGGTATGATGGATATGTTCCCTCATACCAGTCATCTTGAGTCGATGGCGTTGTTTGAAAAATAA
- the era gene encoding GTPase Era has protein sequence MSDKPNSDQEFDLDAYFASSSESTSSETQESTGDQHCGFIAIVGRPNVGKSTLLNRILGQKISITSRKPQTTRHRIMGVDTEGDYQAIYVDTPGLHIEEKRAINRLMNRAANSSLSDVNLVLFLVDGTQWTDDDEMVLNKLRKSNFPVILCINKVDNVKDRNDVMLHMQEMTKKMEFVDVVPISAKHGKNIDVIRQHVRNHLPEAVHHFPEEYVTDRSQRFMASEILREKLMRFTGDELPYSVTVEVERFDYNPDTDGFHINALILVERSGQKKMVIGKGGEKIKTIGREARLDMEELFDRKVYLETWVKVKSGWADDERALRSLGYIDDIENK, from the coding sequence ATGTCTGATAAACCAAACTCTGATCAAGAATTCGATCTCGATGCGTACTTCGCTTCGTCAAGTGAGTCAACGAGCTCTGAAACTCAAGAAAGCACAGGTGATCAACACTGTGGTTTTATCGCTATTGTGGGTCGCCCTAACGTGGGTAAGTCGACGCTGCTAAACCGCATCTTAGGACAGAAAATCTCGATCACCTCACGTAAACCGCAGACAACGCGTCACCGCATCATGGGTGTGGACACCGAAGGTGACTACCAAGCGATTTATGTGGACACTCCGGGTCTGCACATTGAAGAGAAGCGCGCGATCAACCGTCTAATGAACCGTGCGGCAAACAGCTCTTTAAGTGATGTGAACTTAGTGCTATTCCTTGTTGATGGCACGCAGTGGACTGACGATGATGAGATGGTGCTGAACAAGCTACGTAAATCAAATTTCCCGGTTATCTTATGTATCAACAAAGTAGACAACGTCAAAGATCGCAACGACGTAATGCTGCACATGCAAGAGATGACCAAGAAAATGGAATTTGTTGATGTAGTGCCGATTTCGGCTAAGCACGGCAAAAACATCGACGTGATTCGTCAACACGTTCGCAACCACCTTCCTGAAGCGGTTCACCACTTCCCTGAAGAGTACGTGACTGACCGTTCTCAACGTTTCATGGCGTCTGAAATTCTGCGTGAAAAGCTGATGCGATTCACGGGTGACGAGCTCCCTTACTCGGTGACGGTTGAGGTTGAACGCTTTGATTACAACCCTGATACGGATGGTTTCCACATCAATGCGCTGATTCTTGTTGAGCGTAGTGGCCAGAAGAAGATGGTGATCGGTAAGGGTGGCGAGAAAATCAAAACTATCGGCCGTGAAGCTCGTCTTGATATGGAAGAGCTGTTCGATCGTAAAGTGTATCTAGAGACCTGGGTAAAAGTGAAATCAGGTTGGGCTGATGATGAGCGTGCGCTGCGCTCTCTTGGCTACATCGACGATATCGAAAATAAATAA
- the pdxJ gene encoding pyridoxine 5'-phosphate synthase, translated as MSSILLGINIDHIATLRNARGTKYPDPVHAAEIAERAGADGITIHLREDRRHILDRDVRILRETLQTRMNLEMAVTDEMIDIALKTKPEFVCLVPEKREELTTEGGLDVKGQFEKIKAATEKLTAAGIKVSLFIDADREQIDASKAAGAPFIELHTGHYADAETEEDQQDELKKIAAGASYAADIGITVNAGHGLTYHNVGPIAALPEIYELNIGHSIIGRAVFDGLHKAVADMKAVMEAARHG; from the coding sequence ATGAGTTCTATCCTTTTAGGTATCAATATTGACCATATCGCGACCCTACGTAATGCTCGCGGTACTAAGTATCCAGACCCAGTACACGCAGCAGAAATTGCTGAGCGTGCCGGTGCCGACGGCATCACGATTCACCTTCGTGAAGACCGCCGCCACATTCTAGACCGCGACGTGCGTATCTTGCGTGAAACGCTTCAGACTCGCATGAACCTAGAAATGGCAGTGACCGATGAGATGATCGACATCGCGTTAAAAACTAAGCCTGAATTCGTGTGTCTGGTACCAGAGAAGCGTGAAGAACTTACTACTGAAGGTGGTCTAGACGTTAAAGGTCAGTTTGAGAAAATCAAAGCAGCGACAGAGAAGCTTACGGCAGCTGGCATTAAAGTGTCTCTGTTTATCGATGCTGACCGCGAGCAGATCGATGCGTCGAAAGCAGCAGGTGCGCCATTTATCGAACTTCACACCGGTCACTACGCGGATGCAGAAACCGAAGAGGATCAACAAGACGAACTGAAGAAGATCGCGGCTGGTGCAAGCTACGCGGCTGACATCGGTATCACGGTTAACGCGGGTCACGGCCTGACTTACCACAACGTTGGTCCTATCGCGGCATTGCCAGAGATCTACGAGTTGAACATTGGTCACTCAATTATTGGCCGCGCTGTGTTTGATGGTCTTCATAAAGCCGTTGCCGACATGAAAGCGGTCATGGAAGCGGCGCGCCACGGTTAA
- the rnc gene encoding ribonuclease III, producing the protein MNSPIKLLEKKLGYQFNDSELLMLALTHRSAHGNHNERLEFLGDSILSFVIADDLYHRFPKVNEGDMSRMRATLVRGNTLAELGREFVLGDYLKLGPGELKSGGFRRDSILADAVEAIIGAIYLDSDVEMVRGIVLSWYQSRLEAIQPGVSQKDPKTRLQEFLQGRRKPLPVYTVTNIKGEAHNQEFTVSCEIAGVDKPVIGKGTSRRKAEQAAAELALEKLTNV; encoded by the coding sequence ATGAATTCTCCTATTAAACTTTTAGAAAAAAAGCTCGGCTATCAGTTCAATGATAGCGAGCTGTTGATGCTGGCGCTGACTCACCGCAGCGCCCACGGCAACCATAACGAACGACTAGAATTTCTGGGCGATTCAATTTTAAGTTTTGTCATTGCTGACGATCTTTACCATCGTTTTCCTAAGGTAAACGAAGGGGACATGAGTCGAATGCGTGCCACCTTGGTTAGAGGTAACACTCTGGCTGAGCTAGGGCGTGAATTCGTCTTGGGAGATTACTTAAAATTAGGTCCAGGCGAGCTGAAAAGTGGCGGATTCCGTCGTGACTCCATCTTGGCTGATGCTGTTGAAGCGATCATTGGTGCAATTTATCTTGATAGCGATGTCGAGATGGTTCGCGGTATTGTATTGAGCTGGTATCAGTCGCGCCTTGAAGCGATCCAGCCCGGTGTGTCGCAAAAAGATCCGAAAACTCGCCTACAAGAGTTTCTACAAGGTCGAAGAAAACCACTCCCTGTCTATACAGTGACTAATATTAAAGGGGAAGCGCATAACCAAGAGTTTACCGTTTCCTGTGAAATAGCAGGTGTGGATAAGCCTGTTATCGGCAAAGGCACCAGCCGCCGCAAGGCAGAACAAGCGGCTGCGGAACTGGCTCTAGAGAAACTGACCAATGTCTGA
- the acpS gene encoding holo-ACP synthase, with the protein MAILGLGTDIAEIERVEKALSRTGEAFAKRILTDNELIQFQNLKQQGRFLAKRFAVKEAASKALGTGIAHGVTFHDFEVSNDEHGKPILTLNKKAAQIAASMGVVSNHLSISDERHYAVATVILES; encoded by the coding sequence GTGGCAATCTTAGGGCTTGGAACAGACATTGCGGAAATCGAGCGTGTAGAAAAGGCGTTATCACGAACGGGTGAGGCGTTTGCTAAGCGTATCTTGACTGACAATGAACTGATTCAGTTCCAAAATCTAAAGCAACAAGGGCGCTTTCTAGCGAAGCGCTTTGCTGTCAAAGAAGCCGCCTCTAAGGCGCTCGGTACCGGTATTGCCCATGGGGTGACATTTCACGACTTTGAAGTGTCCAACGATGAGCACGGCAAGCCCATCCTAACGCTCAATAAAAAAGCCGCACAGATTGCGGCTTCTATGGGGGTGGTCTCTAACCACCTCTCTATTTCTGATGAGCGACACTACGCTGTTGCAACGGTTATATTAGAAAGCTAG
- the recO gene encoding DNA repair protein RecO, with product MDGLQRCFVLHRRPYSESSLILDVFSEEFGRVTLLSKGARSKRSNLKGALQPFTPLLLKWSGNGSMKTLRQAEAISLGLPLTGVNLYSAMYVNELIARVLASEIPFPELFHDYLQALTELAHNTNPEPALRRFELALLSAMGYGVDFLHCAGTGEPIDPTMTYRYREQKGFIASVRRDNLTFLGEELIAISERRFLSKTQLQAAKRFTRIALKPYLGGKPLKSRELFRVKQS from the coding sequence ATGGATGGATTGCAACGCTGCTTTGTTTTGCATCGAAGACCTTACAGTGAATCGAGCTTAATACTCGATGTATTTAGTGAGGAATTTGGTCGCGTCACGCTGCTTTCCAAAGGCGCTCGAAGTAAGCGCTCGAACCTCAAAGGCGCTCTACAGCCTTTTACCCCATTACTGTTAAAGTGGTCCGGCAATGGCTCAATGAAGACATTGAGGCAAGCGGAAGCCATCAGTCTTGGTCTGCCGTTAACCGGTGTGAACCTCTATTCTGCCATGTACGTGAATGAGCTGATTGCTCGCGTGTTGGCAAGTGAGATCCCGTTTCCTGAATTATTTCACGACTATCTTCAAGCTTTAACAGAGCTCGCCCATAATACCAATCCTGAACCTGCCTTGCGGCGTTTTGAACTCGCTCTCCTTTCTGCAATGGGATACGGTGTAGACTTCTTGCATTGTGCTGGTACCGGCGAACCTATAGATCCGACAATGACTTATCGTTATCGGGAGCAGAAGGGATTCATTGCCAGTGTGCGGAGAGACAACCTGACCTTTTTAGGTGAAGAGCTCATTGCCATCAGTGAGCGACGTTTCCTGAGTAAAACACAGTTACAAGCGGCAAAACGCTTTACACGCATAGCATTAAAGCCGTATCTTGGCGGAAAACCATTAAAAAGCAGGGAGCTGTTTCGAGTGAAGCAGTCCTGA
- the barA gene encoding two-component sensor histidine kinase BarA → MTRYGLRARVITLTLAPTLIIGLLLSAFFSYNRYHDLESQVLNAGSSIIEPLAIASEQGLVNQNRESVRRLISYAHRKNSKFVRSIAVFDASHELFVTSNFHPNFDTLTFPKDKPIPFLSSSEFGDNTLILRAPVIAESQLATDARELTPTSQMLGYVAIELDLSSLRLQQYQEVFSAILVLVLGLILSGIFAYRLMYDVTRPISHMKNMVDRIRRGHLDVRIEGKMHGELDSLKNGINAMAVSLSEYHVEMQHSIDQATSDLRETLEQLEIQNVELDIAKKRAQEAARVKSEFLANMSHELRTPLNGVIGFTRQMLKTQLTNSQTDYLQTIEKSANNLLNIINDILDFSKLEAGKLALENIPFEFQDSLDEVVALQATSAHEKGLELTLKVDPKIPSGLVGDPLRIQQILTNLVGNSIKFTERGNIDISVELKSSKEDRVELQFMVRDTGIGISERQQAQLFQAFSQADASISRRYGGTGLGLVITQKLVGQMGGDISLTSRLHQGSTFWFTVKLSSTDIPMLDPIDPAVIHNKRLLLVEPNMQAASVLQQTLTNEGVMVTYRSTLPERVESFDYIIVCLPTNEEVPLAVIEEWITRCKQSTSNIIIGTASTQLALSDYLMQTHQVQCLTKPLSRKKLLQSLVDKQPAQLAPAVEVISTEKRSLNVMAVDDNPANLKLITALLSERVETVVSCTRGQAAVQKAQEQHFDIVFMDIQMPQMDGVTACKLIKETQQNAATPVVAVTAHAMSGERDRLLSEGMDDYLTKPIDETMLLQVLNKWVPVRPAEPEACLDFVAPTDVSAAAEATPIVVEKPTSQVIDWNAALKQAANKEDLAIDMLQMLVDFIPEVGELADNILDNGFDDVDQVIHLIHKLHGSCSYCGVPRLKSICATIEKALRAGDSLEDIEPELFELQDEMEKVLKSSELYLKGKEESGS, encoded by the coding sequence ATGACCAGATACGGCCTTCGCGCTCGCGTAATCACATTAACCTTGGCACCGACCCTTATCATCGGTCTTCTTCTTAGTGCCTTTTTCTCATATAACCGTTATCACGACCTTGAGTCACAGGTACTTAATGCTGGTTCAAGTATTATTGAACCGCTAGCGATTGCCAGTGAGCAGGGGCTTGTGAATCAAAACCGAGAGTCGGTCAGACGCCTGATTAGTTACGCGCACCGTAAAAACTCCAAGTTTGTCCGCAGTATCGCCGTCTTCGACGCTTCTCATGAGCTGTTTGTTACCTCCAACTTTCATCCAAATTTCGACACGCTGACGTTTCCCAAGGACAAACCCATCCCGTTTCTTAGCTCCTCTGAGTTTGGCGACAACACCTTAATTCTCAGAGCTCCTGTGATTGCAGAGAGTCAGCTCGCGACCGATGCCCGAGAGCTAACCCCCACAAGTCAAATGCTTGGCTACGTGGCGATTGAGCTTGACCTATCCTCGCTGCGATTGCAGCAGTATCAGGAGGTCTTCTCGGCCATCTTGGTTTTGGTGCTAGGGCTTATTCTGTCCGGCATCTTTGCCTATCGTTTGATGTATGACGTCACTCGCCCTATCTCACACATGAAAAACATGGTGGATCGCATCCGCCGAGGTCATCTGGATGTGCGTATTGAAGGCAAAATGCACGGTGAACTCGACTCGCTAAAAAATGGTATCAACGCCATGGCAGTATCACTGTCTGAATACCACGTGGAGATGCAGCACAGTATCGACCAAGCCACCTCAGACCTTCGTGAGACGCTTGAGCAGCTTGAAATCCAGAACGTGGAACTCGACATCGCTAAAAAGCGCGCTCAAGAAGCTGCTCGGGTGAAATCTGAGTTCTTGGCCAACATGTCTCACGAGCTACGTACACCGCTCAACGGCGTGATTGGCTTTACCCGTCAGATGCTAAAAACTCAACTCACCAACAGCCAGACTGATTACCTACAGACTATCGAAAAATCGGCCAACAACCTGCTCAACATCATCAACGATATTCTCGACTTCTCGAAGCTTGAAGCGGGTAAACTGGCGCTAGAAAACATCCCATTTGAGTTCCAAGACAGCTTAGATGAAGTGGTTGCTCTGCAAGCCACCAGCGCCCACGAAAAAGGCCTTGAGCTGACGTTGAAAGTGGATCCGAAAATCCCAAGCGGCCTAGTCGGCGACCCGCTGCGTATTCAACAGATCTTAACTAACCTAGTTGGCAACTCGATTAAGTTTACCGAGCGCGGCAATATCGACATTTCGGTGGAGCTAAAAAGCAGTAAAGAGGATCGTGTCGAGCTGCAATTTATGGTTCGCGATACCGGTATCGGCATCTCCGAACGCCAGCAAGCGCAGCTGTTCCAAGCGTTTAGTCAAGCCGATGCAAGTATCTCAAGACGTTATGGCGGCACCGGTCTTGGTCTGGTTATTACCCAGAAATTAGTTGGTCAAATGGGCGGTGATATTAGCCTCACCAGTCGCCTGCACCAAGGCTCTACATTCTGGTTTACCGTGAAACTCAGCTCAACCGACATTCCAATGCTCGACCCTATCGACCCTGCAGTTATCCATAACAAGCGACTACTGCTGGTAGAGCCGAACATGCAAGCAGCGTCGGTGCTGCAACAAACGCTTACCAACGAAGGCGTGATGGTCACCTACCGCTCTACATTGCCAGAGCGTGTCGAGTCGTTCGATTACATTATTGTTTGCTTACCGACCAATGAAGAAGTGCCGCTCGCAGTCATTGAAGAGTGGATCACACGCTGCAAACAATCGACGTCAAACATCATCATAGGTACGGCTAGCACCCAGTTGGCACTGTCAGATTACCTGATGCAAACGCACCAAGTGCAATGTTTGACTAAACCCCTGTCACGCAAAAAGCTGCTGCAATCGTTAGTCGATAAACAGCCTGCTCAGCTAGCGCCTGCAGTCGAGGTGATTTCAACAGAAAAACGCAGCCTCAACGTCATGGCTGTAGACGATAACCCAGCAAACCTTAAGCTTATCACTGCGCTGCTCTCTGAGCGCGTCGAAACCGTGGTGTCTTGCACGAGAGGTCAGGCTGCAGTGCAAAAAGCGCAAGAACAGCACTTTGATATCGTGTTCATGGATATTCAGATGCCGCAAATGGATGGCGTGACGGCTTGTAAGCTCATTAAAGAGACTCAGCAAAACGCAGCCACACCTGTGGTTGCGGTAACGGCTCACGCAATGAGTGGTGAACGTGACCGCCTACTTTCAGAAGGCATGGACGACTATCTCACCAAGCCGATTGATGAAACTATGCTACTTCAGGTACTCAACAAATGGGTGCCTGTGCGCCCAGCAGAGCCGGAAGCCTGCTTAGACTTTGTCGCCCCTACCGATGTTAGCGCTGCGGCTGAAGCCACACCTATCGTGGTGGAAAAGCCAACATCACAAGTCATTGACTGGAATGCAGCGCTTAAACAAGCAGCCAATAAAGAAGACCTCGCCATCGATATGCTACAAATGTTGGTCGACTTTATCCCTGAGGTGGGTGAGCTTGCCGACAACATACTCGACAATGGCTTTGACGACGTGGATCAAGTGATCCACCTAATCCATAAGCTGCATGGCAGCTGCTCATACTGCGGTGTACCACGACTCAAATCCATCTGTGCGACGATAGAGAAAGCCCTGCGTGCGGGGGACAGTCTGGAAGACATTGAGCCTGAACTGTTTGAACTGCAAGATGAGATGGAGAAGGTGTTGAAAAGTTCTGAGTTATATCTGAAGGGAAAAGAAGAGTCGGGATCTTAG
- the mazG gene encoding nucleoside triphosphate pyrophosphohydrolase, with amino-acid sequence MTQPIDQLLTIMAQLRDEEKGCPWDRKQTFETIVPHTIEETFEVVDAIHNKDWPNLKEELGDLLFQVIFYSQMAKEQGLFDFNEVVEGLNEKLTRRHPHVFSDVEFEDEAAINANWEVEKQKEKAQLGKTAQSILDSIPQSLPALSKANKIQKRCAKFGFDWDALGPVVEKVQEEIEEVVEEAIQVDVNEDKLEEEVGDLLFAVVNLARHLKKDPEVALRKANDKFSRRFKGVETRAAGEGKLLTDFSLQELDAFWNDVKKQENCSDL; translated from the coding sequence ATGACCCAACCTATAGACCAACTCCTCACCATCATGGCGCAGCTCCGCGATGAAGAAAAAGGCTGCCCATGGGACAGAAAACAAACCTTCGAAACCATTGTTCCTCACACCATCGAAGAAACCTTTGAGGTTGTCGATGCGATTCACAACAAAGATTGGCCGAACCTAAAAGAAGAGTTGGGCGACTTACTTTTCCAAGTCATCTTCTACAGTCAGATGGCCAAAGAGCAGGGCTTGTTTGATTTTAATGAGGTAGTAGAAGGGCTTAACGAGAAGCTCACACGCCGCCACCCGCACGTTTTTTCTGACGTTGAGTTTGAAGATGAAGCGGCGATCAATGCCAACTGGGAGGTTGAGAAACAGAAGGAAAAAGCGCAACTAGGCAAAACCGCGCAAAGTATTCTAGACTCAATACCACAGTCGCTTCCTGCGCTTTCTAAAGCCAACAAAATACAGAAACGTTGCGCAAAATTTGGCTTCGATTGGGATGCACTTGGGCCGGTGGTCGAGAAGGTTCAAGAGGAGATTGAAGAAGTCGTTGAAGAAGCGATTCAAGTCGATGTAAACGAAGATAAACTGGAAGAAGAAGTGGGCGATCTTTTGTTTGCAGTAGTGAATCTTGCGCGCCATTTGAAGAAAGATCCTGAAGTGGCGCTAAGAAAAGCCAACGACAAATTTTCTCGCCGATTTAAGGGTGTAGAAACGCGTGCTGCGGGTGAAGGTAAGTTACTGACAGACTTTAGTCTTCAAGAGCTGGATGCGTTTTGGAATGATGTAAAAAAACAAGAAAACTGCTCGGATTTGTGA